A single genomic interval of Armigeres subalbatus isolate Guangzhou_Male chromosome 1, GZ_Asu_2, whole genome shotgun sequence harbors:
- the LOC134214317 gene encoding uncharacterized protein LOC134214317: MVSWSPKSARMPLGRLMVVICLAICGPLEAIVDVPTNCNQHTDVTGTFDQYWALDEIGNERSEDVPIDFFMFIEVRNFDEEIGMLLSNKDRSFEYPDFARTYEVRLGNVYTVIYRETIKMQAYHSPKDKLFPGDKFKIRFRILKEGNITITLDDNDRKPLLNVFDKQGPLDVRYISFSSRMNMYPITFHFKCDQPIVSTEDPSANALWGCPVCPKQKCEVVVKACADNNKDLGAADPERQKYYFYFNMYLSNKNKGKGSTDRLDRTPSHN, from the exons ATGGTGTCGTGGTCGCCAAAATCCGCTCGGATGCCGTTAGGCAGATTAATGGTGGTCATTTGTTTGGCGATTTGTGGTCCACTCGAGGCGATTGTCGATG TGCCAACGAACTGTAACCAGCACACGGACGTGACGGGGACATTTGATCAGTACTGGGCTCTGGATGAGATCGGGAATGAGCGATCGGAGGATGTGCCGATCGATTTCTTCATGTTCATCGAGGTGCGGAACTTTGATGAGGAGATTGGTATGCTGCTGTCGAACAAGGACCGATCATTCGAGTACCCGGATTTTGCGAGGACCTATGAGGTTCGATTGGGGAACGTCTACACGGTGATCTACAGGGAGACGATCAAGATGCAGGCCTACCACAGTCCGAAGGATAAGCTATTTCCAGGGGATAAATTCAAGATAAGATTCCGAATTTTGAAGGAAGGCAACATCACGATCACTTTGGATGATAACGATCGAAAGCCTCTTCTGAATGTTTTCGATAAGCAAGGCCCTTTGGACGTGAGGTACATCAGCTTCTCGTCTCGGATGAATATGTACCCAATAACTTTCCACTTCAAGTGCGATCAGCCGATCGTGAGCACGGAGGACCCATCAGCGAATGCTCTGTGGGGATGCCCAGTTTGTCCCAAGCAGAAGTGTGAAGTGGTGGTCAAGGCTTGTGCCGATAATAACAAGGACCTTGGAGCGGCGGACCCGGAGAGGCAAAAATACTACTTCTACTTCAACATGTATCTGAGCAACAAGAACAAAGGAAAAGGTTCAACCGATCGATTGGATCGAACGCCTTCGCATAATTGA